Proteins encoded by one window of Sulfolobales archaeon:
- a CDS encoding 50S ribosomal protein L3, which produces MGHRKFSAPRRGSLGFRPRKRASRLLPRVRSWPEPQLDRPTLLGFIGYKVGMTHAIIIDDREGSPTQGREIFVPVTVVEAPPIIPLAFRVYGRDPNRGLYTLTEGWVDPPRELEIYRKISTFRPNDLDRALKLAMDAISKISRVSVIVATQPKLVGGLEKKKPDILEIAIGGSDIQSRIEYASKILGNQIKVSEVFTPGMFIDVIGVTKGKGFQGVIKRFGVKELPRWHKHRKGSRKVGARSPAMGALSEVPQPGQMGFHRRTEYNKRILKIGSDPKEINPLGGFPHYGLVRSDYLLIHGSLPGTPKRPLVLRYPVRKPPYMVSGAPRIVYISLEPKI; this is translated from the coding sequence TTGGGCCATAGAAAGTTCTCAGCACCTAGAAGGGGTAGCCTGGGGTTTAGGCCTAGGAAGAGGGCGTCGAGACTCTTACCCAGGGTGAGGAGTTGGCCGGAGCCTCAGCTAGATAGACCTACCCTCCTAGGCTTTATAGGCTATAAGGTTGGGATGACACATGCTATAATTATAGATGATAGGGAGGGTAGCCCGACACAGGGTAGGGAGATCTTTGTCCCTGTAACGGTTGTTGAGGCGCCCCCGATAATACCCCTTGCATTCAGGGTCTATGGTAGGGATCCTAATAGGGGGCTTTATACCCTTACAGAGGGGTGGGTCGATCCTCCGAGGGAGCTCGAGATATATAGGAAGATCTCTACATTCAGGCCCAACGATCTTGATAGGGCTTTGAAGCTAGCTATGGATGCTATATCGAAGATTAGCAGGGTATCTGTTATAGTTGCGACACAGCCCAAGCTGGTTGGGGGTTTGGAGAAGAAGAAGCCAGATATCTTGGAAATAGCTATTGGTGGTAGCGATATCCAGAGTAGGATTGAATATGCATCTAAGATCCTTGGTAACCAGATCAAGGTCTCCGAGGTGTTTACGCCAGGCATGTTTATAGATGTGATAGGTGTTACAAAGGGTAAGGGCTTCCAGGGGGTTATAAAGAGATTCGGTGTTAAGGAGCTGCCTAGATGGCATAAGCATAGGAAGGGTAGTAGGAAGGTTGGTGCTAGAAGCCCTGCTATGGGTGCTCTCTCAGAGGTTCCCCAGCCTGGTCAGATGGGGTTCCACAGGAGGACTGAGTATAACAAGAGGATCCTTAAAATAGGATCTGATCCCAAAGAGATAAACCCACTAGGTGGATTCCCACACTATGGTCTTGTAAGATCTGATTATCTCCTAATACATGGGAGCCTCCCAGGAACGCCTAAGAGACCTCTAGTGCTTAGATACCCGGTTAGAAAGCCACCATATATGGTTAGCGGTGCACCTAGAATAGTATATATCTCTCTCGAGCCCAAGATATGA
- the rpl4p gene encoding 50S ribosomal protein L4: protein MGVVEIISPRMRDAPEVNIYDLEGKVVSKVRLPDVFTLPIRIDIIRRAHHAALTAAIQPQGRDPLAGKRRVGESWGIGYSVARVPRLDNGRAVIAPMTRGGRRAHAPTIMKVVEEEVNKRERIYAIASAIAATALREFVVRRGHRVPESLSLPVVVVNDMENISSSKQAKDLLNRIGLWQDVERAYDGIRIRSGKGKRRGRRYVEPKSVLVVVSRKDASAIKAFRNLPGVDVAHIGCLGIQHLAPGGVPGRLMLISEEALREIGNRFKVIYI, encoded by the coding sequence ATGGGGGTAGTAGAGATAATATCTCCAAGGATGAGAGATGCTCCGGAGGTAAATATATATGATCTAGAGGGTAAGGTTGTCTCTAAGGTAAGGCTTCCAGACGTCTTCACACTACCAATAAGAATCGATATTATTAGGAGGGCTCATCACGCGGCTCTCACAGCAGCTATACAGCCCCAGGGGAGAGATCCTCTAGCCGGTAAGAGGAGGGTTGGCGAGAGCTGGGGTATAGGCTATAGCGTTGCGAGGGTGCCCAGGCTTGATAATGGGAGGGCTGTTATAGCTCCTATGACAAGGGGTGGTAGAAGGGCTCATGCACCAACAATTATGAAGGTTGTTGAGGAGGAGGTGAATAAGAGGGAGAGGATCTATGCGATTGCCAGTGCAATTGCAGCAACAGCTCTTAGGGAATTCGTTGTTAGAAGGGGTCACAGGGTTCCTGAGAGTCTCTCACTACCTGTTGTCGTTGTTAATGATATGGAAAATATATCTAGCTCTAAACAGGCTAAAGATCTTCTTAATAGGATAGGGCTGTGGCAGGATGTTGAGAGAGCGTATGATGGTATAAGGATAAGATCTGGTAAGGGTAAGAGGAGGGGTAGGAGATATGTTGAGCCTAAGAGTGTGCTAGTTGTTGTTTCGAGGAAAGATGCTAGTGCGATTAAGGCTTTCAGGAATCTCCCGGGTGTTGATGTCGCCCATATAGGGTGTCTTGGAATACAGCATCTAGCCCCTGGAGGCGTTCCGGGGAGATTAATGCTTATATCCGAGGAGGCTTTGAGGGAGATTGGGAATAGGTTTAAGGTGATCTATATATGA